From the Sphingomonas suaedae genome, one window contains:
- a CDS encoding transglycosylase domain-containing protein: MATRKPKLSPKARRILLWVGGGTALAALAAFIALLIAVYTAKASLPSYEELKSSPNGQMIRVHAADGTVIVSLGPSYGEWIDYDKIPEPMRDAMVAIEDRRFRSHWGVDPVALARITKFAIDNRGTGRRLQGASTITQQVARTIFLSNKYDVGRKIREMILALALERKFSKDQILELYLNKVYFGGGAYGIDAASRTFFGHPATNLTLSEAAVIAGLVKAPSRYSPTADAKAAVGRASVVLDVMVETGALTAAQAATARPAEVKLAAAPKQNSVRYFTDWALPQLEVLIDETVAPLDVWTTIDLKMQNAATQAIQANTPAGAQGALVSLDRDGAVRAMVGGRDYVSSIYNRATQATRQPGSAFKLFVYLAALEAGHKVDDRVVDEPVTIKGWSPRNSSGRFNGEMTLRSAFAYSINTVAAKLGNEVGFGTVADMARRFGITTPVNTQPAMVLGTSNVRLIDMTRAFASVSQKGVAVTPYAITRVTANGAVIYSHEVDTSRVLVAPYVAAQMTDLLQTAVNTGTGRAAQIGRPVAGKTGTTTSNKDGWFLGFSSGLTTGVWMGRDDAKRVGGLQGGTAPARAFAGFMKTAVADRPVEEFDTAVTLPEWQMEPDEEVWGEPDNGIYVDEDGNPIARDAPVTDPDADPAAPGVEGDGQIDQDWIDRMTGRDAPRDAPPPRREQPPVDRVPPRDIPRDQRDQQREPLRQPQDIRPNE; this comes from the coding sequence ATGGCCACCCGCAAGCCAAAGCTCTCGCCCAAGGCGCGCCGCATCCTCCTGTGGGTGGGGGGCGGAACCGCGCTCGCCGCGCTTGCCGCCTTCATCGCGCTCCTGATCGCCGTCTATACGGCCAAGGCATCGCTGCCGAGCTATGAGGAACTGAAATCCTCGCCCAACGGCCAGATGATCCGCGTTCATGCCGCCGACGGCACGGTGATCGTCTCGCTGGGGCCCAGCTATGGCGAATGGATCGACTATGACAAGATCCCCGAGCCGATGCGCGATGCGATGGTGGCGATCGAGGATCGCCGCTTCCGCTCGCACTGGGGCGTCGATCCGGTGGCGCTGGCGCGGATCACCAAATTCGCGATCGACAATCGCGGCACCGGCCGCCGGCTTCAGGGCGCATCGACGATCACGCAGCAGGTCGCGCGCACCATCTTCCTGTCGAACAAATATGATGTCGGGCGCAAGATCCGCGAGATGATCCTGGCGCTCGCGCTCGAACGCAAGTTCAGCAAGGACCAGATTCTCGAACTCTACCTCAACAAGGTCTATTTCGGCGGCGGCGCTTACGGCATCGACGCCGCATCACGCACCTTTTTCGGTCACCCCGCCACCAACCTCACCCTCTCCGAGGCGGCGGTGATCGCCGGCCTCGTCAAGGCGCCGTCGCGCTATTCCCCGACCGCCGATGCCAAGGCCGCGGTCGGTCGCGCCAGCGTGGTGCTCGACGTGATGGTCGAGACCGGCGCGCTCACCGCTGCCCAGGCCGCCACCGCGCGCCCGGCCGAGGTCAAGCTGGCCGCCGCGCCGAAGCAGAACAGCGTCCGCTATTTCACCGACTGGGCACTGCCCCAGCTCGAGGTGCTGATCGACGAGACCGTCGCCCCGCTCGACGTTTGGACGACGATCGACCTCAAGATGCAGAACGCCGCGACCCAGGCGATCCAGGCGAACACCCCCGCAGGGGCGCAGGGCGCGCTGGTCAGCCTCGACCGCGACGGCGCGGTGCGCGCGATGGTCGGCGGTCGCGACTATGTGTCCTCGATCTACAACCGCGCGACCCAGGCGACGCGCCAGCCGGGTTCGGCATTCAAGCTGTTCGTCTATCTTGCCGCGCTGGAGGCGGGGCACAAGGTCGATGACCGGGTGGTCGACGAACCGGTGACGATCAAGGGATGGAGTCCGCGCAACAGTTCGGGCCGCTTCAACGGCGAGATGACGCTCCGCTCCGCCTTCGCCTATTCGATCAACACGGTCGCGGCAAAGCTCGGAAACGAGGTCGGCTTCGGTACCGTCGCCGACATGGCCCGACGCTTCGGCATCACCACGCCGGTCAACACCCAGCCCGCGATGGTGCTCGGCACGTCGAACGTGCGGCTGATCGATATGACGCGCGCCTTCGCTTCGGTGAGCCAGAAGGGCGTCGCGGTTACCCCCTATGCGATCACCCGGGTGACCGCGAACGGCGCGGTGATCTACAGCCATGAGGTGGATACTTCGCGCGTGCTGGTCGCCCCCTATGTCGCCGCGCAGATGACCGATCTGCTCCAGACTGCGGTCAATACCGGCACCGGCCGCGCGGCGCAGATCGGCCGCCCCGTCGCGGGCAAGACCGGCACCACGACATCGAACAAGGATGGCTGGTTCCTCGGCTTCTCCTCCGGCCTTACCACCGGCGTGTGGATGGGCCGCGACGATGCCAAGCGCGTCGGCGGGCTTCAGGGCGGCACTGCCCCGGCGCGCGCCTTTGCCGGGTTCATGAAGACCGCCGTCGCGGACCGCCCGGTCGAGGAGTTCGACACCGCAGTCACGCTGCCCGAATGGCAGATGGAGCCGGACGAGGAGGTGTGGGGCGAACCCGATAACGGCATCTATGTCGACGAAGACGGCAACCCGATCGCGCGCGACGCGCCGGTGACCGACCCGGATGCCGATCCTGCAGCGCCCGGCGTCGAGGGCGATGGCCAGATCGATCAGGACTGGATCGACCGGATGACCGGACGCGACGCTCCGCGCGACGCGCCCCCGCCACGGCGGGAACAGCCGCCGGTCGATCGCGTCCCACCCCGCGACATCCCCCGCGACCAACGCGATCAGCAGCGCGAGCCGCTACGCCAGCCTCAGGACATCCGGCCGAACGAGTGA
- the msrB gene encoding peptide-methionine (R)-S-oxide reductase MsrB — MDQLNLSESEWRQRLTPAQYHVLREAGTERAFSGALSDNKADGVYRCAGCHLELFDSDDKYDSGSGWPSFTRPVDADHVSEHRDSSHGMERVEVRCARCDGHQGHVFPDGPPPSGLRYCINSVALEFRPRAASDDD; from the coding sequence ATGGATCAGCTCAACCTTTCCGAGTCGGAGTGGCGCCAGCGCCTCACGCCCGCGCAATATCACGTCCTCCGCGAAGCGGGGACCGAACGCGCCTTTTCGGGCGCATTGTCCGACAACAAGGCCGATGGCGTCTATCGCTGCGCCGGATGTCATCTCGAACTGTTCGACAGCGACGACAAATATGATTCGGGGTCCGGCTGGCCCAGCTTCACCCGTCCGGTCGATGCGGACCATGTCAGCGAGCATCGCGACTCCAGCCATGGCATGGAGCGGGTGGAGGTGCGCTGCGCGCGCTGCGACGGGCATCAGGGCCATGTCTTTCCCGACGGCCCGCCGCCCTCGGGACTGCGCTATTGCATCAATTCGGTCGCGCTCGAATTCCGCCCGCGCGCAGCTTCTGACGACGATTGA
- a CDS encoding class I SAM-dependent methyltransferase — MTGSTTIARAKRKPSRPLSPQAMFLQGFFKHPVMVGSIIPSSGKLIRKMLAPVDWENSKVFVEYGPGVGTFCRAVLDRLAPDAKYIAIDTNADFVAYLRASIVDPRFSAIHGSAADVNAIVADHGATHADYVLSGLPFSTLPAGVGDTIAAATHRVLRPGGQFLVYQFNPNVRNFLTPHFPRIDHAMEWWNVPPAQLWWAHKDMPGD; from the coding sequence ATGACCGGTTCGACCACGATTGCCCGCGCGAAGCGCAAGCCCTCGCGCCCGCTCTCACCGCAGGCCATGTTCCTTCAGGGGTTTTTCAAACATCCGGTGATGGTCGGATCGATCATCCCATCCTCGGGCAAGCTCATCCGCAAGATGCTGGCGCCCGTGGACTGGGAGAATAGCAAGGTCTTTGTCGAATATGGCCCCGGTGTCGGCACCTTTTGTCGCGCCGTCCTCGACCGGCTGGCGCCGGACGCCAAATATATCGCGATCGACACCAATGCGGATTTCGTCGCCTATCTGCGCGCCTCGATCGTCGATCCGCGCTTTTCGGCGATTCACGGGTCGGCTGCGGACGTGAACGCGATCGTCGCCGATCACGGCGCGACCCATGCCGATTACGTTCTGTCCGGCCTGCCCTTCTCGACCCTGCCCGCAGGTGTGGGTGACACGATCGCGGCGGCGACGCATCGGGTGCTGCGCCCGGGCGGCCAGTTTCTGGTCTATCAGTTCAATCCCAATGTCCGCAATTTCCTGACCCCGCATTTCCCCCGCATCGACCATGCAATGGAATGGTGGAACGTGCCCCCGGCCCAGCTCTGGTGGGCGCACAAGGACATGCCTGGCGATTGA